A single window of Rana temporaria chromosome 1, aRanTem1.1, whole genome shotgun sequence DNA harbors:
- the LOC120918252 gene encoding mucin-17-like isoform X2, which translates to MFQAQQQREFEEETKGRFRRSQSIEMAAEAAALVSGRSLHPRDIFRQHERSVSCSNSPPSTPSSPGRSPSSFSGRTTFRYQRSVTESILTPPARSPSYFPGFQKRDSFSGPSSSTPPACSPAFIFSKAPLPGGTSTKMDSLPSFIPPPISTKRGPPSHVKENISPQSSISPQSSVSSPKSPIPPPLSIIPPPQGSISPPWSSIPPLQSPIPPPQSSISPPQSSISPPQRSISPLQNSIYPPQSSISPLQSSISPLQSSITPPQSSISPPWSSIPPLQSTIPPPQSSISPPQSSISPPQSSISPLQNSIYPPQSSISPLQSSISPLQSSIPPPQSSISPLQSTVSPQQYLYDVPYRAEYVTLTPEEPLQQGTDIKAQTRPPALNIPQSTNFDTPDATNTKIPGDVYRAEFVPVDNLNTSEDLVDQGHSPKSPRSYHTPEGPPAAIKATVSISSPVSEIAFASVTPVTDEKISTTPLSTEAPGLNSLLGAKAIGPTFAPQGPVLAAQASSTSAASFDQRLLPSPPVSVTAEKLPETKSNFYPISSYESHASSKTNVEGLPPSPLADSPIRLEGKTPFSSSSLRSILQYVAPPPYTPFSARTTDSITVKAPAFGKSLNSRSASISAGTFPGISSTNVPNLETLTVNSNQPKPQTLHHIETQEHNASRLSQSQIKATDRSADVQPVECKAEVPTVDSLPRETSLPTSQMELNKDQIKVSSNNLPEAKAEPIYNQIEVSSAENFPLSLTEPINIAFKIPSVETISVINLPEPQVEADVPLTEVLPLSITVHINNPPEFQTKPIEKHTEVSPVQSLPVVASLCTILPEPQEELREEQTEVSPVESLPVVASLSRILPESQDELNEKQSKVSPVDYLPVVASLCTILPEPEEELGEKQTEVSPGESLAVVASLCTILAEPEEELGGKQTEVSPGEPLAVVASLCTILPEPEEELREEQTEVSPVESLPVVASLSSIIPESQDELSEKQLRVSPVESLPVVASLCTILPEPEEELSEKQTKVSPGEPLPVVASLSSNVPDKLSKKKIEVPPVESLPVVAPLSGIVPESQHELIEKQTEVSPEDFLPVVASLCTILPEPQEELCEKLTEVSPVAPFSGIVSESQEEPIKKQTEVSPVESLPEAASLSTILPESQADFQTSLPIIPTLPMATYPPINSLLGNQAEPIEKQASIPPTETFPASASLGTTVHLESQADDIGNQTEGLPAETVSMDVSSFFLSVPSCNQTDLSLVETIPENLPMGGFNDYQLNDFVSGAQFDSFPVSVSLPTEGSPGSEHTKYQSDVPSVEAIHESVSLSTENSLKREHKLSNDQDQVLQPQTSSPVSFTLPKSEPSIDQTKVSNNADVQLADFLYTDSAPTSQAKDNINQSKVSADPAVQLADFLYTDSAPTSQAKDNINQSKVSADPAVQLADFLYTGSSARPQAKDNINQIEVPQLAEYTVLHSDSSTGYQNDQMTTFTDCKSVLATIPHISSKELQEEPSKIQTEVPSSQSLPLPASILFNGSLDSQAKPIKEQIGEPPLSCQSLGEVNQSELPGPETLPMSASITTDMVSEPQADTHDGQPEILLSDIVVSLESQAEISDTPTEVTPLQTLPVTDSLSTNSLLETPTEPEDDVTEVPRVQSSPEATILFSDRSEDEANQIEVLVPLSLPVSLPIESSSESNVHQPEENIPSSFSLPVCSLTELLGEIRDLQTELLPTVGKNEFTQFPPEMPAKVLAEPYDGPSEVLQTEGKNEFPQFPPEIPAEVQADPHDGPSEVLPTEGKNDFTQFPPVIPAEVQAEPHDGPSEVLPTENITESTPLPTITQPELLPEINEYPSQFPPIVSFPGSNSPPPKQLPEYPAACSLENPEVLIPDTFIACMALCTDESAESNIEENYSQTSTETSFLPTSLPSNGSSEWSSELSQVPPADPASLTWLGDNPSTSLTWLGDNPSTSLTWLGDNPSTSLAWLGDNTSTSRNDTLNVVLPLDSSLLSASFPTDSLVKFSADPNGNLIEVESLPVCSSLLVGSSDIPCDGAGVPEAPLLWDSLPAPSLNLFGDPHPGSPPVIGCLIEPYHTEEASGTETEAISTMEPSTDKVIVHDILPISNLPAEESQTPKDLSLCNTDLMNSSDSSAFVDQKHSTLIPTETTENNIPNNNNTLPSEVVL; encoded by the exons ATGTTTCAGGCCCAGCAGCAGAGGGAGTTTGAAGAGGAGACGAAGGGAAGATTTCGGCGCAGTCAGTCCATCGAGATGGCGGCG GAGGCGGCAGCGCTGGTTTCTGGAAGGTCACTGCACCCCCGGGACATCTTCCGGCAGCATGAGCGATCTGTATCCTGTTCCAACTCCCCACCGTCCACTCCCAGCTCTCCGGGGAGATCTCCGTCCA GTTTTTCCGGCAGAACAACGTTCCGATACCAGCGCAGCGTGACAGAGTCTATTTTGACACCTCCGGCCCGAAGTCCATCCTATTTTCCTGGTTTCCAGAAAAGAGACTCATTCAGTGGCCCTTCTTCTAGCACACCTCCAGCATGTTCTCCTGCCTTCATCTTCTCCAAGGCCCCACTGCCAGGTGGCACATCTACAAAGATGGACTCTTTACCTTCCTTTATACCCCCTCCAATTTCCACCAAGCGAGGCCCTCCATCACACGTAAAAGAGAACATATCTCCCCAGAGCTCCATATCTCCTCAGAGCTCTGTATCTTCTCCCAAGAGCCCCATACCTCCTCCTCTGAGCATCATACCCCCTCCTCAGGGCTCCATATCACCTCCTTGGAGCTCCATTCCTCCTCTTCAGAGCCCCATACCTCCTCCTCAGAGCTCCATATCGCCTCCTCAGAGTTCCATTTCACCTCCTCAGAGGTCCATATCTCCTCTACAGAACTCCATATATCCTCCTCAGAGTTCCATATCTCCTCTACAGAGCTCCATATCTCCTCTTCAGAGCTCCATTACGCCTCCACAGAGCTCCATATCACCTCCTTGGAGCTCCATACCTCCTCTTCAGAGCACCATACCTCCTCCTCAGAGCTCCATATCGCCTCCTCAGAGTTCCATATCGCCTCCTCAGAGTTCCATATCTCCTCTACAGAACTCCATATATCCTCCTCAGAGTTCCATATCTCCTCTACAGAGCTCCATATCTCCTCTTCAGAGCTCCATACCGCCTCCACAGAGCTCCATATCTCCTCTCCAGAGTACTGTATCTCCACAACAATATCTGTATGATGTACCCTACAGGGCCGAATATGTAACACTAACACCAGAGGAGCCTCTACAACAAGGCACGGACATCAAAGCTCAGACGAGACCTCCAGCACTTAACATTCCACAGTCTACAAACTTTGACACTCCAGATGCTACAAACACAAAGATACCTGGTGATGTATACAGAGCAGAGTTTGTGCCCGTTGATAATCTGAACACATCTGAAGATCTTGTGGACCAAGGGCACAGTCCAAAGTCACCGAGGAGCTACCACACACCTGAAGGACCACCAGCAGCAATAAAGGCTACGGTCTCCATCTCCAGTCCTGTATCAGAAATTGCATTTGCAAGTGTCACACCAGTTACCGATGAAAAGATTTCCACCACACCACTTAGCACTGAGGCGCCAGGACTCAATTCTCTATTAGGTGCAAAAGCTATTGGGCCAACCTTTGCACCACAGGGACCAGTTTTAGCTGCACAAGCTTCTTCCACTTCTGCTGCTTCCTTTGACCAAAGATTATTACCATCTCCACCTGTTTCTGTAACTGCAGAAAAACTCCCAGAAAcaaaatcaaacttttacccAATAAGCAGCTATGAATCACATGCTTCCTCGAAGACCAATGTTGAGGGTCTCCCGCCTTCTCCTTTGGCTGATTCGCCGATAAGATTAGAAGGCAAAACTCCATTTTCATCCTCTTCTTTGAGGTCTATATTACAATATGTTGCTCCTCCTCCTTATACACCTTTTAGTGCAAGAACAACAGATTCTATTACAGTAAAGGCACCGGCCTTTGGGAAATCTCTGAATTCCAGGTCGGCTTCCATCTCTGCCGGGACTTTTCCTGGGATTTCGTCCACCAATGTTCCAAACTTAGAGACTTTAACTGTAAATTCTAACCAACCTAAACCTCAAACTCTACATCATATTGAGACACAGGAACATAATGCCTCCCGTCTTTCACAATCTCAGATCAAAGCCACCGATCGGTCAGCTGATGTACAACCAGTGGAGTGTAAAGCAGAGGTTCCAACAGTAGACAGTTTACCTAGAGAAACTAGCTTACCCACTTCTCAGATGGAACTCAACAAAGACCAGATCAAAGTTTCCTCCAACAACTTGCCTGAAGCTAAAGCTGAACCCATTTATAATCAAATTGAAGTATCATCAGCAGAAAATTTTCCTTTATCGCTAACTGAACCCATTAATATAGCATTTAAGATTCCCTCAGTGGAGACGATATCTGTTATCAACTTACCTGAACCTCAGGTAGAAGCTGACGTCCCTCTCACTGAAGTCTTACCTTTATCAATCACTGTTCATATCAACAACCCACCAGAATTTCAAACCAAGCCAATAGAAAAACACACAGAGGTTTCTCCAGTGCAATCTTTACCTGTGGTGGCCTCTCTTTGCACCATCTTACCTGAACCTCAGGAGGAACTTCGTGAAGAACAAACTGAGGTTTCTCCTGTGGAATCTTTACCTGTGGTGGCCTCTCTTTCCAGAATCTTACCTGAATCTCAAGATGAACTGAATGAAAAACAATCTAAAGTTTCTCCAGTAGATTATTTACCTGTGGTGGCCTCTCTTTGCACCATCTTACCTGAACCTGAAGAGGAACTCGGTGAAAAACAAACTGAGGTTTCTCCAGGGGAATCTTTAGCTGTGGTGGCCTCTCTTTGCACCATCTTAGCTGAACCTGAAGAGGAACTCGGTGGAAAACAAACTGAGGTTTCTCCAGGGGAACCTTTAGCTGTGGTGGCCTCTCTTTGCACCATCTTACCTGAACCTGAAGAGGAACTTCGTGAAGAACAAACTGAGGTTTCTCCTGTGGAATCTTTACCTGTGGTGGCCTCTCTTTCCAGCATCATACCTGAATCTCAAGATGAACTTAGTGAAAAACAGCTTAGGGTTTCTCCAGTAGAATCCTTACCTGTGGTGGCCTCTCTTTGCACCATCTTACCTGAACCTGAAGAGGAACTCAGTGAAAAACAAACCAAGGTTTCCCCAGGGGAACCTTTACCTGTGGTGGCCTCTCTTTCCAGCAACGTACCAGATaaactcagtaaaaaaaaaattgaggttcCCCCAGTGGAATCCTTACCGGTAGTGGCCCCACTTTCTGGCATCGTACCTGAATCTCAACATGAActcattgaaaaacaaactgaagttTCTCCAGAAGACTTCTTACCTGTGGTGGCCTCTCTTTGCACCATCTTACCTGAACCTCAAGAAGAACTCTGTGAAAAACTAACTGAGGTTTCTCCAGTGGCCCCTTTTTCAGGCATCGTATCTGAATCTCAAGAAGaaccaattaaaaaacaaactgagGTTTCTCCAGTGGAGTCTTTACCTGAGGCAGCCTCTCTTTCCACAATCTTACCCGAGTCTCAAGCTGATTTCCAAACTAGCCTTCCAATAATACCTACCTTACCTATGGCTACTTATCCTCCCATCAATAGCTTACTAGGAAACCAAGCTGAACCCATAGAAAAACAAGCTTCAATTCCACCTACAGAAACTTTTCCTGCAAGTGCTTCACTTGGTACTACCGTTCACCTTGAATCTCAAGCTGATGATATTGGCAACCAGACTGAAGGTCTTCCGGCTGAAACTGTTTCCATGGATGTCTCttcctttttcctgtctgtaCCCAGCTGTAATCAAACTGACCTTTCATTGGTCGAGACAATACCTGAAAACCTTCCCATGGGCGGTTTCAATGATTATCAATTGAATGACTTTGTTAGTGGCGCTCAGTTTGATTCAtttcctgtgtctgtgtctctcccaaCTGAAGGGTCACCAGGATCTGAACACACCAAATACCAATCTGACGTTCCATCGGTTGAGGCCATACATGAATCCGTATCTCTTTCCACTGAGAATTCACTAAAGCGTGAACACAAACTAAGCAATGATCAGGATCAGGTTCTTCAACCTCAGACTTCATCACCAGTGTCTTTTACCCTTCCCAAATCTGAACCCAGTATTGATCAAACTAAGGTTTCCAATAATGCAGACGTGCAATTGGCTGACTTCCTCTACACGGATAGTGCACCTACGTCCCAAGCCAAGGACAATATTAATCAAAGTAAGGTTTCAGCTGACCCAGCCGTACAATTGGCTGACTTCCTCTACACGGACAGTGCACCTACGTCCCAAGCCAAGGACAATATTAATCAAAGTAAGGTTTCAGCTGATCCAGCCGTACAATTGGCTGACTTCCTCTACACTGGGAGCTCAGCCAGGCCCCAAGCCAAGGACAACATTAATCAAATTGAAGTTCCTCAATTAGCTGAATACACCGTTCTACATTCTGATAGCTCTACAGGATACCAGAACGATCAGATGACCACATTCACTGATTGTAAGTCTGTATTGGCCACTATTCCCCATATCAGCTCAAAAGAATTACAAGAAGAACCCTCTAAGATCCAAACTGAAGTTCCATCAAGTCAATCTTTGCCTCTGCCTGCTTCTATTCTCTTCAATGGCTCTCTAGACTCTCAAGCAAAACCCATCAAGGAACAAATTGGTGAACCACCACTTTCATGCCAATCTCTTGGTGAGGTTAATCAAAGTGAGCTTCCTGGACCTGAGACTTTACCCATGTCTGCCTCTATTACCACTGACATGGTGTCAGAACCTCAAGCTGACACACACGATGGACAACCTGAGATTCTATTATCTGACATTGTTGTTTCTCTTGAATCTCAGGCTGAAATCTCCGATACGCCAACTGAGGTTACACCACTACAAACCTTACCTGTTACAGATTCCCTATCCACCAATAGCTTACTGGAAACTCCAACTGAACCAGAAGATGACGTAACTGAAGTTCCACGAGTTCAGTCCTCACCTGAGGCCACCATACTTTTTTCTGACAGGTCTGAAGATGAAGCTAACCAAATTGAGGTTCTGGTGCCTTTATCTTTGCCTGTCTCCCTTCCCATTGAGAGTTCTTCTGAGTCCAATGTCCATCAACCAGAGGAAAATATACCATCATCCTTCTCCCTTCCTGTCTGTAGCCTAACTGAACTTCTAGGAGAAATTAGGGATCTCCAAACTGAGCTTCTACCAACTGTGGGTAAAAATGAATTTACCCAATTTCCTCCTGAGATGCCAGCTAAAGTTCTAGCTGAGCCCTACGATGGGCCATCTGAGGTTCTGCAAACTGAGGGTAAAAATGAATTTCCCCAATTTCCTCCTGAGATCCCAGCTGAAGTTCAAGCTGACCCCCATGATGGACCATCTGAGGTTCTGCCAACTGAGGGTAAAAATGATTTTACCCAATTTCCTCCTGTCATCCCAGCTGAAGTTCAAGCTGAGCCCCATGATGGACCATCTGAG GTTCTGCCAACTGAGAATATAACTGAATCTACTCCACTTCCTACCATCACCCAGCCTGAGCTTCTCCCTGAAATCAATGAATATCCCTCTCAATTTCCACCGATTGTAAGTTTTCCTGGTTCCAACTCCCCTCCTCCTAAACAATTACCCGAATATCCAGCAGCATGCAGCCTTGAAAATCCAGAGGTTCTAATACCTGACACATTTATTGCATGCATGGCCCTTTGCACAGACGAATCAGCTGAATCTAATATAGAAGAAAATTATAGCCAAACATCAACCGAAACTTCATTTTTACCCACTTCATTGCCATCCAATGGCTCTTCTGAATGGTCATCGGAACTCAGCCAGGTGCCACCagctgaccctgcatctctcacaTGGTTAGGTGACAACCCTTCTACATCTCTCACATGGTTAGGTGACAACCCTTCTACATCTCTCACATGGTTAGGTGACAACCCTTCTACATCTCTCGCATGGTTAGGTGACAACACTTCTACATCTCGGAACGATACCTTAAATGTAGTCCTGCCATTGGATTCTTCGCTGCTTTCTGCTTCCTTTCCCACCGACAGCTTAGTCAAATTTTCAGCTGATCCCAATGGAAACCTAATAGAAGTTGAATCTCTGCCAGTGTGCTCCTCGCTTCTTGTTGGCAGCTCTGACATCCCATGTGATGGGGCAGGGGTTCCAGAGGCACCTTTACTTTGGGATTCACTGCCAGCTCCCAGTTTAAACCTGTTTGGGGACCCTCATCCTGGAAGCCCACCTGTCATTGGTTGTCTGATTGAACCTTATCATACAGAGGAAGCTTCTGGGACTGAGACGGAGGCCATTTCTACAATGGAACCCAGCACAGATAAAGTCATTGTACATGACATTTTGCCCATCAGTAACTTGCCGGCGGAAGAGAGTCAAACGCCAAAAGATTTGTCTCTGTGCAATACGGACTTAATGAATTCCAGCGATAGCTCAGCCTTCGTTGACCAAAAACACTCAACATTAATCCCAACAGAGACCACAGAGAATAATATTCCCAACAACAACAACACTCTTCCCTCTGAAGTTGTTCTGTGA